Sequence from the Ereboglobus luteus genome:
GCACGGTGGCCGCGCTGATCGCCGTCGGGTTTGTCGCCATGTGGAGCGTGCTCAGCAATCTTTCGTGCACCGTGCTGATTTTGTTTTTCCGGCCGTTCGAGGTTGGCGACGATATTGAGTTCACCGATCCCGCCGGATTGCGCGGCAAGGTCATCAACCTTAATTTTGCCTACACGACATTGCAGGACGACGAGGGTCGCCTGATCCAGATTCCAAACAACCTCTTCTTTCAACGCATCGTAAAACGCCGCCCCGGGGGCAAGGTTGTCGAGACCACGCTGGCCGAGCAACTTTACAAGGACGAACACCACAAGGAGGGCTGATGGCGCGAGGTTTTTTGCAGCGCATGCGTCCGGCCGCCGTCATCCTGTTTGCGCTGGCCGGCCTTGCAACGATGCCGGCGAAGGGCGGCGCAAAAAAAGCCGACGCAATCGTCGCCGCCGACGGCTCCGGCGACTACAGGACGGTGCAGGAGGCCATCAATAAAACCCCGCAGACAACCTCGCGCGACAATCCCTGGATTATCCTCGTCAAACCCGGCGACTACAATGAGACCGTTTACATCCAGCGCGAGAAACGCGGTGTGCGGCTCGTCGGCGAGGACGCGGCCACCACGCGCATCACCCATAACCTCAATGCCGGCGCGCTCGGCGCGAACGGCATGCCGCTCGGCACATTTCGCACTGCCACGCTCCATCTCGACGCGGACGATTTCACAATCGAAAACCTCACGATCGAAAACAGCGCCGGCAACACGGGACAGGCGCTCGCCATTCGCGTGGACGGCGACCGCGCCGTGTTTCGCGGCTGCCGATTTCTCGGTTACCAGGACACGGTGTTCATCAATCGCGGGCGCCAGTATTTTGAGAACTGCGAGATCACGGGCGCGGTCGATTTTATATTCGGGGGCGCGACGGCGTGGTTCGAGAACTGCGACATCGTCTGCCTCCGTAACAGTTACATCACCGCGGCGAGCACGCCGAAAGAAAGCGTGCACGGCTACGTTTTTTCGCGCTGCCGCGTGACTGCCGCGAGCCCCGGAATCAAAACGCATCTCGGGCGCCCCTGGCGCATGCACGCCGCGACGGTGTTTATGAATTGCGAATTCGCCGACTGCATTCGTCCCGAAGGCTGGCAAAAATGGAACGTCGCCGATCCGGCGGGGACTGTTCGTTACGCCGAGTATCGCAACACCGGCCCCGGCGCCGCGACCAGCGGGCGTGTGTCGTGGTCGAGACAACTTACCGATGCCGAGGCCGTCGCAATCACAATCCACGCCGTGCTCGGCGGCACGGATAATTGGGAGCCGCGGAAACAGAGGAAGGACTGAAGGGCTGAAAGACTGAAGATCTGAAGGAATGGTTTCGGCTCACCGGGACGGTTCGCCCTACCAGGGCGGCGCGAGCGACGCCTCTATTTCAAAAATCCGCGCACGATTTCGTAGAGTTCCTCGGATTCGAGAAGGAAGGAGTCGTGGCCGAGGTCGGTGGTGATTTCTGCGTAGCTGGCGCGCTTGCCTTCGCGGAGCAGGGCGAGGACGATTTCACGGTTTTGCTCCGGGGGGAACAACCAGTCGCTCGTGAAGCCGACGACGAGTGTTTCGGCCTCGATTTTCTCGAAGGCTTTTTCGAGCGAACCGTGGGCCTCGGCGAGATCGAAGTGGTCGATGGCGCGGGTGATGTAGAGATAGGAGTTCGCGTCGAAACGATTGATGAAGGCCTCGCCCTGGTAGCGCAGGTAGCTTTCGACCTCGAACTGCGCGTCGAATGTGTAGGCGGCGGTGGAGCTTTCGGCGGCGGTGCGCTTGCGCCCGAACTTGCGGTCCATGCTCGCGTCGGAGACGTAGGTGATGTGCGCCATCATGCGCGCGATGGCGAGCCCCACGCGCGGGCCTCCGTTTTTGGGATAGTCGCCGTGGTTCCAGTCGCGATCCTGCATGATGGCCTGGCGTCCGACTTCGTTGAAGCCGATGCCTTGCGCGCTTTCGCGGGCGGTGGTGGCCATGGGCAGGAGTTTGCGAACAAAGGCGGGATATTCAATGCCCCATTGGAGGACTTGCATGCCGCCCATCGAGCCGCCGATCACGGCGTAGAGCGATTCGATGCCGAGGGAGTCGATCAGGCGTTTTTGCGCGCGCACCATGTCGCGGATGGTGACAAAGGGAAACGTCATGCCGAACACGCGGCCCGTTTGCGGGTTGATCGTGGAGGGGCCGGTCGAGCCCTGGCAGCCGCCGAGGCAGTTGGAGCAGATGACAAACCAGTGGTTGGTGTCGACCGCTTTGCCGGGGCCGATGAGGTTGTTCCACCAGCCGGGCTTGCGGTCGGCGAGGGTGTGGATGCCGGCGCTGTGGTGATCGCCGCTGAGTGCGTGGCAGATGAGGATGGCGTTGTCGCGCGCGGGGTTGAGGCGTCCGTAGGTTTCGTAGCGGAGCGTGAAGCCGGGGAGTTTCTGGCCGCTTTCAAAAACAAACTCGCCGGTCGAAACAAAATCGCGCGGCTGCACGATCCCGACTTCCCCGGGTTCGGCGCGTTCGATTGTGTTTTTGCCAGCGGCGTCGTTCATGTTGTGCGTGCGGGTTTTTCGGGAGTCGAAAAACGGGCGCTTGGTTTATGCCATCCATTCAAACGAAAATAGCAAGTGCGCGAGTCGCATCAGGCCGTAGCCGATCAGCCCCGTCACCGGTATGGTGAGCACCCAGGCCCAGACGATGCGCCCGACGATGCCCCACTTGACCGCGCTGAAACGCTTCACCGAGCCGACGCCCATGATCGAGGTCGAGATGACATGCGTGGTCGAGAGCGGCACGCCGAAATGCGTGGCGGTTTCGATGACCATGGCGGCGGTTGTCTCGGCGGCGAAGCCGTTTATGGGCTGAAGTTTTACCATCTTGTGGCCCATGGTTTTGATGATGCGCCAGCCGCCCGCGGCGGTGCCGGCGGCCATGGTGAGCGCGCAGGCGATGATGACCCAGGTGTGCACTTCCATCGTCTCGACGCGCAGGAACGAGAGCCATTCGGGCAGGTCCTTGAACGCGCCTGTTTGCGTGCCGGTGAGGAGCGCGAGGGTGACGATGCCCATGGTTTTTTGCGCGTCGTTGGAGCCATGGCTGAAACCCATCCACGCGGCGCTCATCACCTGGAGTTTTCCGAAAATCATGTTGATAAAGCGCGGTCGCACGCGGCTCAACGCCTTGTAAAGCGTGAACATGACGATCGCCGCCACCACAAACCCGACGCACGGCGCGATCAACATGGGGCCGACGACCTTGGGCCAAAGGCCGGTGGCCCAGTGGAGCACGCTCCAGTCGCCGTGCGTGGAGGCGAGCGCCGCGCCGCAGAGCCCGCCGATGAGCGCGTGGCTGGAGCTCGACGGCAGGCCGAGCCACCAGGTGAAGACGTTCCAAAAAATCGCGCCGAGCAGTGCGCAGAGCACCGTGGGCATCGCGATCACGCTGGTGTCCACGATTCCCGCGCCGATTGTCTTCGCCACGCTGGTGCCCATGATGAGCGCGCCGGCGAGGTTCATGACGGTGGCCAGCAGGATCGCCTGGCGGGGCGTGAGCACCTTGGTGGAGACGACTGTGGCGATGGAGTTGGCGGTGTCGTGGAAGCCGTTGATGTATTCAAAGGCGAGCGCAGTCAGCAGGACGATCAGGAAAAGAGTCATGTGGGATCGTGGCGAGTGTGATGGTGCGGAAAAAATGCGATAAAGACATGAATTGAATTCGAATCGCTGGAGAATTTCACGCAGATTCGCGGGTAAGAGAAAAAATTCAGGGGGGCGGCTTTTTGAACACGGCTTTTGAAGATGGCATGGCGGAATGGCTCCGGGTTAAGGGCGTTTGTCGTCTGAAGGGCGGTGCGGATATTTTTTCTGTGCAGTTTTAACGCATTGGGACGCGACGAATTATGCCGCGTCGGGGTTTTGCTCCAAGCGACAGTCCGCCATGGTTGCGCCGCTTTGGCTTGGCGCCATTCCGTCCTGACTCCTTCAAAATTTCTCCTCCTTACCATCCCATGCCATTTCAATTTTTTCGCCCGGCGTCCGGAAATAAAATCGTTGACTGTCTCAAATAATCTGATGAATGAGGCGCCTTTTTTTTAATTAACGCTCATTAAGCAAGTCATGCACGCAAAGAGAATGACAACACAGGACAAAATTAGGCGGGCGGCCTTAAAACGATTCGCCTCGCAAGGGTTCGATGGCACGGCCATGTCCGAAATCGCAAAGGACGTCGGGATTAAAACCCCCGGCCTCTACGCTCACTTTGCGGGCAAGACCGAGCTTTTCCTCGATCTTGTGAGTCTCGTAATTGAGCAGGAACTTTCCTACACCCAGCAATTCCTCAACGAACCCGGAACCCCCGAAAAACGTCTCTCCGCGTTCCTTCGCGAAACTGGCCGGCGCTTCGAGTCCAGTCCGCAGCTGCGCTTCATCCTCAACGCCGCCTACGTTCCCCCGCGGTCAATCGAAAAAAAGATCGCGAAGTCCATGCAGGGTTATTTCGACGGGATTGAGCAAATTGTGCAGAACGTCTTCAAGAACCTGCCGCCATCACGAATGACCTCCCGGCAGCTTGCCGCGGCCTACATCGGGATCATCGATAGCCTCCAGGCGGAGCTGCTCTACGGGGGACATGAGAAATTCCAAAAACGCCTTGATGCGATGTGGGCGCTTTTTTGCCTCGCAATCAAATAGTGGGCGCGTCGCGCGCCGTCGCATTCAACAAGATTCCGGATACCGGAGAGG
This genomic interval carries:
- a CDS encoding mechanosensitive ion channel family protein, encoding MNWLFEQSTIDDIKRVSLHIVGHLPKALVYIVFITVLYFIAKRLLLFLSMRTSATFAEPMRRATKYFFVFVGVIAVFGAFEADLGSLWAMIGTVAALIAVGFVAMWSVLSNLSCTVLILFFRPFEVGDDIEFTDPAGLRGKVINLNFAYTTLQDDEGRLIQIPNNLFFQRIVKRRPGGKVVETTLAEQLYKDEHHKEG
- a CDS encoding pectinesterase family protein, yielding MRPAAVILFALAGLATMPAKGGAKKADAIVAADGSGDYRTVQEAINKTPQTTSRDNPWIILVKPGDYNETVYIQREKRGVRLVGEDAATTRITHNLNAGALGANGMPLGTFRTATLHLDADDFTIENLTIENSAGNTGQALAIRVDGDRAVFRGCRFLGYQDTVFINRGRQYFENCEITGAVDFIFGGATAWFENCDIVCLRNSYITAASTPKESVHGYVFSRCRVTAASPGIKTHLGRPWRMHAATVFMNCEFADCIRPEGWQKWNVADPAGTVRYAEYRNTGPGAATSGRVSWSRQLTDAEAVAITIHAVLGGTDNWEPRKQRKD
- the metX gene encoding homoserine O-acetyltransferase MetX, with the translated sequence MNDAAGKNTIERAEPGEVGIVQPRDFVSTGEFVFESGQKLPGFTLRYETYGRLNPARDNAILICHALSGDHHSAGIHTLADRKPGWWNNLIGPGKAVDTNHWFVICSNCLGGCQGSTGPSTINPQTGRVFGMTFPFVTIRDMVRAQKRLIDSLGIESLYAVIGGSMGGMQVLQWGIEYPAFVRKLLPMATTARESAQGIGFNEVGRQAIMQDRDWNHGDYPKNGGPRVGLAIARMMAHITYVSDASMDRKFGRKRTAAESSTAAYTFDAQFEVESYLRYQGEAFINRFDANSYLYITRAIDHFDLAEAHGSLEKAFEKIEAETLVVGFTSDWLFPPEQNREIVLALLREGKRASYAEITTDLGHDSFLLESEELYEIVRGFLK
- a CDS encoding inorganic phosphate transporter; translation: MTLFLIVLLTALAFEYINGFHDTANSIATVVSTKVLTPRQAILLATVMNLAGALIMGTSVAKTIGAGIVDTSVIAMPTVLCALLGAIFWNVFTWWLGLPSSSSHALIGGLCGAALASTHGDWSVLHWATGLWPKVVGPMLIAPCVGFVVAAIVMFTLYKALSRVRPRFINMIFGKLQVMSAAWMGFSHGSNDAQKTMGIVTLALLTGTQTGAFKDLPEWLSFLRVETMEVHTWVIIACALTMAAGTAAGGWRIIKTMGHKMVKLQPINGFAAETTAAMVIETATHFGVPLSTTHVISTSIMGVGSVKRFSAVKWGIVGRIVWAWVLTIPVTGLIGYGLMRLAHLLFSFEWMA
- a CDS encoding TetR/AcrR family transcriptional regulator, which produces MSEIAKDVGIKTPGLYAHFAGKTELFLDLVSLVIEQELSYTQQFLNEPGTPEKRLSAFLRETGRRFESSPQLRFILNAAYVPPRSIEKKIAKSMQGYFDGIEQIVQNVFKNLPPSRMTSRQLAAAYIGIIDSLQAELLYGGHEKFQKRLDAMWALFCLAIK